From Oryza sativa Japonica Group chromosome 4, ASM3414082v1, one genomic window encodes:
- the LOC107275617 gene encoding fasciclin-like arabinogalactan protein 14 — MHACNPLPCTYVHPQFSPHVPSLPNFTISTCTTASSAAESTATMAAVAAAAGLILALAFASSSPPAAAAVKFNVTEILHEFPEFSVFNGLLSQTRLAEDVNLRPAVTVLVVDDAAAGAITSLPEATQGEVVALQVLLDYYDPVKLYSLKAKTALLPTLLRPTAAGGGGGGVGLVKYTQVADDQMAFGSGEPGAPIGSQLVKVVACRPYNLSVMQVSAPIVAPSLGGPSSGGGTPPSSPATAKSADDASASSMTDYDDDPIAPAAVDGPGIVDTPPTKTTSPSTNGTSAAADGTTTSAGSCAVVAGAGVGLMAAGLVMFISV, encoded by the coding sequence atgcatgcatgcaatccACTCCCATGCACGTACGTACACCCCCAGTTTAGCCCTCACGTTCCTTCCCTTCCCAATTTCACTATCTCCACGTGCAcgacggcctcctccgccgcggagAGCACAGCAAccatggccgccgtcgccgccgccgccggactcaTCCTAGCTCTCGCcttcgcgtcgtcgtcgccgcccgccgccgcggcggtcaAGTTCAACGTCACCGAGATCCTGCACGAGTTCCCGGAGTTCTCCGTGTTCAACGGCCTCCTCTCGCAGACGAGGCTCGCCGAGGACGTCAACCTGCGGCCGGCCGTcaccgtcctcgtcgtcgacgacgccgccgccggcgccatcacGTCGCTCCCGGAGGCCACGCagggggaggtggtggcgctgcAGGTGCTCCTCGACTACTACGACCCCGTCAAGCTGTACAGCCTCAAGGCGAAGACGGCGCTCCTCCCCACGCTGCTCCGGCcgaccgccgccggcggcggcggcggaggcgtgggGCTCGTGAAGTACACCCAGGTCGCCGACGACCAGATGGCGTTCGGCTCCGGCGAGCCCGGCGCGCCGATCGGGTCGCAGCTGGTGAAGGTCGTGGCGTGCCGGCCGTACAACCTCTCCGTCATGCAGGTCAGCGCCCCCATCGTGGCGCCGAGCTTGGGCGGCCCCTCTTCCGGCGGCGgcacgccgccgtcttctccggcgacggccAAGAGCGCCGACGACGCGTCGGCCTCCTCGATGACGGACTACGACGACGATCCCATCGCTCCGGCGGCGGTTGATGGTCCGGGAATTGTGGATACGCCGCCGACGAAGACGACATCGCCGTCGACAAACGGGACAAgtgcggcggcggacgggacAACAACGTCGGCGGGAAGCTGCGCGGTGGTGGCCGGCGCAGGCGTTGGGCTGATGGCGGCGGGGCTCGTGATGTTCATTTCAGTTTaa
- the LOC4335376 gene encoding uncharacterized protein, which translates to MAPAGDYGASVSMMISYGGAIVQADGKAKAAYYAGGVHRIVKVGMSERLPGLRARLAALAGCADVFIRYALPGEGLGVIRDVADDGDLWGLVSLLFYYKEVPVSSKPGRIRVFLFAADHDAPPHRTASAPSLPVLVSGSASAAPPVTLGLPRSASSPSLATSGSGTAVRMKVSYGGEIIQQQRGGSAAASCYYAGGVHRIVRVGLSERLAGLRARLAALAGFSDSDDVRIQYALPGEEGLHLHDVASDGDLWSLVSLLFFHEAVMASSKPKQGRIRVFLFAAHDAPATSSTSPTAAPLRRSASSPFLPTLVEEDEDDDDNDGNTDTAAATQTSTSRVTATVGMRRSASSPALATTSSSSDAATASTSGGATSGSSGDSDTPAMTSSTAAAAAVQFGPVVLVPVMVVFPVIPVYAIGVVDYRSVLLVA; encoded by the coding sequence ATGGCTCCCGCCGGCGACTACGGCGCCTCGGTGAGCATGATGATCAGCTACGGCGGCGCGATCGTCCAGGCCGACGGCAAGGCCAAGGCGGCGTACTACGCCGGCGGAGTCCACCGCATCGTCAAGGTCGGCATGTCCGAGCGGCTGCCCGGCCTCCGCGCGCGGCTCGCGGCGCtcgccggctgcgccgacgtGTTCATCCGCTACGCGCTCCCCGGGGAGGGCCTCGGCGTCATCCGCGACGTGGCGGACGACGGCGACCTGTGGGGCCTCGTGTCGCTGCTCTTCTACTACAAGGAGGTGCCCGTGTCGTCCAAGCCCGGCCGCATCAGGGTCTTCCTGTTCGCCGCCGATCAcgacgcgccgccgcaccgaaccgcgtcggcgccgtcgtTACCGGTGCTGGTATCTGGAAGTGCCTCTGCTGCTCCTCCCGTTACACTGGGGTTGCCACGCAGCGCGTCTTCACCGTCGCTGGCGACGTCGGGCTCGGGCACCGCCGTGAGGATGAAGGTGAGCTACGGCGGGGAGATCATCCAGCAGCAGCGCGGCGGAtcagcggcggcgtcgtgctACTACGCCGGGGGAGTTCACCGGATCGTCAGGGTCGGCCTGTCGGAGcgcctcgccggcctccgcgcGAGGCTGGCGGCGCTCGCCGGCTTCTCCGACTCCGACGACGTCCGCATCCAGTACGCGctcccgggagaggagggcctccacctccacgacgtggcgagcgacggcgaccTGTGGAGCCTCGTGTCGCTGCTCTTCTTCCACGAGGCGGTGATGGCCTCCAGCAAGCCCAAGCAAGGCCGCATCCGCGTGTTCCTCTTCGCCGCCCACGACGCCccggcgacgtcgtcgacgtcgccCACCGCGGCGCCGCTCAGGAGGAGCGCGTCGTCGCCGTTCTTGCCGACATTGgtggaggaagacgaggacgacgacgacaacgacggcaACACGGACACGGCGGCTGCAACTCAGACGAGCACTAGCCGTGTCACCGCCACCGTGGGCATGCGGCGGagcgcctcgtcgccggcgctggCGACGACGTCATCGAGCTCGGACGCGGCGACTGCCTCGACGTCCGGTGGTGCAACATCCGGTTCATCAGGAGACAGCGACACACCGGCGATGACATCTtccacggcagcggcggcggcggtgcagttCGGTCCGGTGGTGCTTGTGCCGGTGATGGTGGTGTTCCCGGTGATCCCCGTGTACGCGATTGGCGTGGTAGATTATCGTAGTGTGCTCCTTGTAGCGTAG
- the LOC4335377 gene encoding classical arabinogalactan protein 9-like isoform X2, with product MASTPPPPPVIGKAGNLTVFITPPSPAEAEAEGSPDSPRSEFTTPSGSPRAAEDSTPPPSPPRAEQPPVKEEAPAASPQLATPPPVKTVSPPLPAAKLSSAAAPRPPPPVQVPLPSAKLSAPRPPPTPPPVQVPPPQFEKAEARPDGSMLALFWDTVARVQEAHASLDEYISNWFGLDQSKYQWALNEYYESNGKDMESGKAAKPKELGSKM from the exons ATGgcgtcgaccccgccgccgccgccggtgatagGCAAGGCGGGCAACCTCACGGTCTTCatcacgccgccgtcgccggcggaggcggaggcggaggggtcGCCGGACTCCCCGCGGTCGGAGTTCACCACCCCCAGCGGATCCCCCCGCGCGGCCGAGGATTcgacgccgcctccctctccgccgcggGCCGAGCAGCCGCCGGTcaaggaggaggcgccggcggccTCCCCGCAGCTggccaccccgccgccggtgAAGACGGTCtcaccgccgctgcccgccgcgaagctctcctccgccgccgcccctcggcctccgccgccggtgcaGGTGCCACTGCCTTCCGCGAAGCTCTCGGCCCCTAGgcccccgccgacgccgccgccggtgcaggtgccgccgccgcagttcgagaaggcggaggcgaggcccgATGGATCCATGCTCGCCTTGTTCTGGGACACGGTCGCGCGCGTGCAAGAAG CGCACGCCAGCTTGGACGAGTACATCTCGAACTGGTTCGGGCTGGATCAATCCAAGTACCAGTGGGCTCTCAACGAGTACTATGAGAGCAACGGAAAG GATATGGAGTCAGGGAAAGCTGCGAAGCCGAAGGAACTCGGTAGTAAAATGTAG
- the LOC4335377 gene encoding lysine-rich arabinogalactan protein 19-like isoform X1, translating into MASTPPPPPVIGKAGNLTVFITPPSPAEAEAEGSPDSPRSEFTTPSGSPRAAEDSTPPPSPPRAEQPPVKEEAPAASPQLATPPPVKTVSPPLPAAKLSSAAAPRPPPPVQVPLPSAKLSAPRPPPTPPPVQVPPPQFEKAEARPDGSMLALFWDTVARVQEAHASLDEYISNWFGLDQSKYQWALNEYYESNGKVPNCQHLGMCFVLDADMACS; encoded by the exons ATGgcgtcgaccccgccgccgccgccggtgatagGCAAGGCGGGCAACCTCACGGTCTTCatcacgccgccgtcgccggcggaggcggaggcggaggggtcGCCGGACTCCCCGCGGTCGGAGTTCACCACCCCCAGCGGATCCCCCCGCGCGGCCGAGGATTcgacgccgcctccctctccgccgcggGCCGAGCAGCCGCCGGTcaaggaggaggcgccggcggccTCCCCGCAGCTggccaccccgccgccggtgAAGACGGTCtcaccgccgctgcccgccgcgaagctctcctccgccgccgcccctcggcctccgccgccggtgcaGGTGCCACTGCCTTCCGCGAAGCTCTCGGCCCCTAGgcccccgccgacgccgccgccggtgcaggtgccgccgccgcagttcgagaaggcggaggcgaggcccgATGGATCCATGCTCGCCTTGTTCTGGGACACGGTCGCGCGCGTGCAAGAAG CGCACGCCAGCTTGGACGAGTACATCTCGAACTGGTTCGGGCTGGATCAATCCAAGTACCAGTGGGCTCTCAACGAGTACTATGAGAGCAACGGAAAG GTGCCAAACTGCCAACATTTAGGCATGTGCTTCGTGTTGGATGCAGACATGGCTTGTTCTTAA